One Xylanibacillus composti genomic window carries:
- a CDS encoding helix-turn-helix transcriptional regulator — translation MEKVERLISIIMILLKKEVVSATEFSQLFHVSKRTILRDMETLSLSNIPIYSVTGVKGGFGIMDEYKVDKRLLSNSDLANILTALGGLEQILLTEEVERTMKKIEAMVSPLSLNRSIQLSFYDWEGRSEILETLKTCQESIFKKRLVSFDYTDKDGAVTNRMVEPYELHFNETSWYLKGFCLQRQGYRTFKLSRIDHIAMDEHAFRPRDDWSEQEQDASYLPQLVSIKAWISPSIKDQIIERYGRRSIENHSSGCLLATIHVPQNRTGFQFLASFGTHLKVVEPEAYVDDFRNFLYQMMENYS, via the coding sequence ATGGAGAAGGTTGAAAGACTCATTTCGATTATCATGATATTGCTGAAAAAAGAGGTTGTTTCTGCAACGGAATTCTCGCAACTATTCCATGTTTCCAAAAGAACGATCCTGCGCGATATGGAAACCTTGAGCTTATCGAACATCCCCATCTACTCTGTCACTGGGGTCAAAGGCGGCTTCGGCATAATGGATGAATACAAGGTGGACAAACGCCTTTTAAGCAACTCCGATTTAGCGAACATACTAACTGCGCTCGGTGGATTGGAACAAATCCTCCTTACGGAAGAAGTTGAAAGAACGATGAAAAAAATAGAGGCTATGGTCAGTCCATTGTCTCTGAATCGTTCCATTCAACTGTCGTTTTATGATTGGGAAGGTCGGTCCGAGATTCTTGAAACCTTAAAGACATGTCAAGAATCCATTTTCAAGAAAAGGCTGGTTTCGTTTGATTATACGGATAAAGACGGGGCTGTAACGAATAGGATGGTCGAGCCCTATGAGCTGCATTTCAACGAAACGAGTTGGTACTTGAAAGGATTCTGTTTACAGCGACAGGGATATCGTACATTCAAATTGTCCCGGATCGATCATATTGCTATGGATGAACATGCATTTCGCCCTAGAGACGATTGGTCAGAGCAAGAACAAGATGCAAGTTATCTGCCGCAACTCGTCTCGATTAAGGCATGGATATCGCCCAGCATAAAAGATCAAATCATCGAAAGATATGGTCGAAGGAGTATTGAAAACCATAGTTCTGGATGTTTATTAGCAACCATTCATGTCCCTCAGAATCGTACGGGATTTCAATTTTTGGCAAGCTTCGGCACTCATCTCAAAGTTGTAGAGCCCGAAGCCTATGTTGATGACTTTCGGAATTTTTTGTATCAAATGATGGAGAACTACTCTTGA
- a CDS encoding VOC family protein, with product MSAIAYLNFDGVAEQAIEFYSEALQATEVKKAAYKDFPQDPSRPLSENEWNMIMESSIEFAGGKIMMSDLLPSMKSVTGELVKGNNVWISLVYEDKQKLETYFHHLSVDGHVIMPLSNTPWSSCFGMLVDKFGVCWKFNCDADKFLDQVIADSHGN from the coding sequence ATGTCAGCTATAGCGTATTTGAATTTTGACGGGGTTGCCGAACAAGCGATTGAATTTTATTCGGAGGCTCTGCAGGCAACGGAAGTAAAAAAGGCTGCTTATAAGGACTTTCCACAAGACCCAAGCCGCCCGCTGTCCGAAAATGAATGGAATATGATTATGGAGTCTTCGATTGAATTCGCAGGCGGGAAAATCATGATGTCGGATTTGCTGCCTTCCATGAAGAGCGTGACAGGTGAGCTGGTGAAAGGAAACAACGTATGGATCAGTTTAGTCTACGAGGATAAACAAAAACTGGAGACATACTTTCATCATCTATCGGTTGACGGCCATGTGATCATGCCGTTATCCAACACGCCGTGGTCATCCTGCTTCGGAATGCTGGTGGATAAGTTTGGGGTTTGCTGGAAGTTCAACTGTGACGCCGACAAGTTTCTTGATCAAGTGATTGCGGACAGCCATGGAAATTGA
- a CDS encoding ketopantoate reductase family protein produces the protein MRVLVYGAGVIGSYLTHVLTRSNNDVTLLARGQRADDLERDGLVIRHYFQLKTTVDRVQLIRTLKTDDEYDLVFVVMTYTDFPAVLPVLAKNRSQNIVIIGNNTDAHDMDHYLREHSDPPKNVAFGFQTTAGTRKNNRIICIRGGGGQMVLGGLHGPIPFEPLLNQAFAKTKYKLVYHENIDAWLKNHIVPIVVLNVATVIHEHQMKKIAGDDKLLRQMIAAMDEGFRVLEALNYPLTPAAQASLIRNRPMLMRLLLKVYHRLPFSQLVNGSVSEIVALSRVLRRWKEQTPIRTPNWDDLERKFHAKLN, from the coding sequence ATGAGAGTATTGGTATATGGCGCAGGGGTAATAGGCAGTTATTTGACTCATGTGCTGACACGGAGCAACAATGATGTGACCTTATTGGCCAGGGGGCAGCGGGCGGATGATCTGGAGAGGGACGGACTTGTCATCCGACATTACTTTCAGTTGAAAACAACAGTAGATCGGGTTCAACTGATCCGGACGCTGAAGACAGATGATGAGTACGATCTCGTCTTTGTTGTCATGACATATACAGATTTTCCAGCCGTACTCCCTGTCCTCGCAAAGAATAGAAGTCAAAATATCGTGATCATTGGGAACAATACTGATGCTCATGATATGGATCATTATTTGAGGGAGCATAGCGATCCCCCTAAAAATGTCGCCTTCGGATTTCAAACAACCGCGGGCACTCGGAAGAACAACCGAATCATCTGTATCCGCGGAGGGGGAGGGCAGATGGTGCTCGGAGGACTGCATGGTCCTATCCCTTTCGAGCCCCTTCTCAATCAGGCGTTTGCGAAAACCAAGTATAAGCTTGTCTATCACGAGAATATAGACGCATGGCTTAAGAATCATATTGTGCCCATCGTTGTGCTGAACGTTGCAACGGTTATACACGAGCATCAAATGAAGAAAATTGCTGGGGACGACAAGCTGTTGCGGCAAATGATTGCTGCTATGGATGAAGGGTTTCGCGTGCTAGAGGCCTTGAACTATCCGTTAACGCCAGCGGCACAAGCCTCACTAATCCGCAATCGCCCCATGCTTATGCGCCTGCTTTTGAAGGTGTATCATAGGTTGCCGTTTAGTCAGTTGGTTAACGGATCCGTAAGTGAAATCGTTGCGCTGAGTCGTGTGCTTCGACGCTGGAAGGAACAGACCCCTATCCGTACTCCTAACTGGGATGATCTGGAGAGGAAGTTTCATGCTAAACTCAACTGA
- a CDS encoding TetR/AcrR family transcriptional regulator, translating to MDRRIYKTKRAIMEAFVGLLEEQEFEKITIQAIADRADVNRGTVYAHFTDKYDLLEQCMDTYLKLLYESCKPDEESSKTAPEALLLRTFEFLERHASVYSTLITSKGTSAFQNRMVEIMGENIKGQLSRRSLGTNIRPEILVHFLSVAIAGLVEWWIVKGLPYTPSEMVDQLMLIMERNLNVRG from the coding sequence ATGGACAGGCGCATTTATAAAACGAAGCGGGCTATTATGGAAGCTTTCGTCGGACTATTGGAGGAGCAGGAATTTGAGAAGATCACCATTCAAGCAATCGCTGACCGGGCGGATGTAAATCGAGGGACTGTGTATGCACACTTTACGGATAAGTACGACCTGCTGGAACAGTGCATGGATACATACTTGAAATTATTGTATGAAAGCTGCAAGCCTGACGAGGAATCGAGCAAGACTGCTCCCGAGGCTCTGCTGCTTCGTACTTTCGAATTTTTAGAGCGTCATGCATCCGTGTATTCCACCCTCATCACAAGTAAAGGTACTTCCGCGTTTCAGAATCGAATGGTGGAAATAATGGGGGAGAATATCAAAGGACAACTGAGTAGAAGAAGCCTCGGGACGAACATTCGACCGGAAATTCTTGTCCACTTTCTATCTGTAGCCATAGCCGGTCTGGTGGAATGGTGGATTGTTAAGGGATTGCCGTACACGCCGTCTGAAATGGTGGATCAATTGATGCTCATCATGGAGCGCAACTTGAATGTGCGGGGGTGA
- a CDS encoding ABC transporter ATP-binding protein: MLEVKNLTKVYPGGRGIQGLNLTVNAGEVVALLGPNGAGKTTAMQAMAGWIRTERGESLWNGVSVADRPDLTKQHMGLMIGEPTPYAYLTGYDYLKLYAKLYPGIDEARMQQTLDLVGMAPHQKLKIKKYSTGMKQRIELASVLLHQPKLLILDEPFSGMDIEGRWELTTMLRSLVSETGMSIIVSSHQVHDIEDWITHVCILHDGQQIETAGAEQIRQLFSSVEEYYLHCVAKGRRGAA; this comes from the coding sequence ATGTTGGAAGTCAAAAATCTGACGAAGGTCTACCCCGGCGGCCGAGGTATCCAAGGGCTCAACCTCACGGTGAACGCCGGTGAGGTTGTCGCCTTGCTGGGTCCAAACGGCGCCGGGAAGACGACGGCGATGCAGGCGATGGCCGGCTGGATCAGGACGGAACGCGGGGAATCGCTTTGGAACGGCGTATCCGTTGCGGATCGGCCCGATCTGACCAAGCAGCACATGGGCCTGATGATCGGAGAGCCGACACCCTATGCCTATCTCACAGGCTACGACTATTTGAAGCTCTATGCAAAGCTGTATCCCGGCATTGACGAAGCGCGTATGCAGCAGACGCTGGATCTTGTGGGCATGGCACCGCATCAAAAGCTTAAAATCAAGAAGTACTCCACCGGCATGAAGCAGCGGATCGAGCTCGCCAGCGTGCTGCTTCATCAGCCGAAGCTTCTGATCCTCGATGAGCCGTTCTCAGGGATGGACATCGAGGGTCGATGGGAGCTCACCACGATGCTGCGCAGCCTTGTATCGGAAACGGGCATGAGTATCATCGTCTCCTCGCATCAAGTACACGACATCGAGGACTGGATTACACACGTGTGCATCCTTCATGACGGGCAGCAAATCGAAACCGCTGGAGCCGAACAGATACGGCAGCTGTTCTCAAGCGTAGAGGAGTATTATTTGCACTGCGTGGCCAAGGGGAGGAGGGGAGCTGCATGA
- a CDS encoding ABC transporter permease: MNASFLYFTGEELRKLFRGGKLKMLLLLAFLIGIVFVFAGDRLGLNGNLTVVALELLLVTVLPLFMVSLGSDLMISEFKARMIKNALKLPLSREIIFLGKMLAGWTAGALIVMSLFVPLLIGSLVLTGISDLSVVGASLAEVGGAIVFCGLLVVLANTVALWTGSGGAGLVVSVVLWMAMGVIGLFEPQLNRFFVTDFADWMRPLLYKGEAGPAITALLFMVVYYIIGTILGLLAFQRKEI, from the coding sequence ATGAACGCATCATTCCTATACTTCACCGGAGAAGAGCTGCGCAAGCTGTTCCGTGGCGGCAAGCTGAAGATGCTGCTCCTGCTCGCCTTCCTCATCGGTATCGTCTTCGTCTTCGCGGGTGACCGCCTCGGACTGAACGGTAATCTCACTGTGGTTGCACTGGAGCTGTTGCTCGTTACGGTGTTGCCTCTATTCATGGTGTCGCTCGGCAGCGATCTCATGATTTCCGAGTTCAAAGCGAGGATGATAAAAAACGCGCTGAAGCTGCCGCTCAGCCGGGAGATTATCTTCCTGGGAAAGATGCTTGCGGGTTGGACGGCCGGCGCCTTGATTGTCATGAGTCTGTTCGTGCCGCTGCTGATAGGAAGCTTGGTACTGACGGGCATATCGGATTTGTCCGTGGTTGGGGCGAGTCTTGCGGAGGTCGGCGGCGCCATCGTGTTCTGCGGCCTGCTGGTGGTGCTGGCCAATACGGTTGCTTTATGGACGGGGAGCGGAGGGGCCGGCCTCGTGGTCAGCGTCGTGCTGTGGATGGCGATGGGCGTCATCGGATTGTTCGAGCCACAGCTGAACCGGTTCTTCGTGACTGATTTCGCGGATTGGATGCGGCCGCTCCTGTACAAAGGCGAGGCAGGCCCTGCGATTACGGCGTTGCTATTCATGGTCGTTTACTATATCATTGGCACTATATTGGGCTTATTGGCCTTCCAAAGGAAAGAAATCTAA
- a CDS encoding sensor histidine kinase: protein MSIRLKLILTYLFGILFTAIIVTVTGIGIVTAVLSYIGSGIVKEQTAEEAFHRGIDLIVELRYAERYTPEKLTSPAFANMLGNQLEPFGGFLVVRQGERWESYGALSEGEPFLAQLKRDISAPGQHKDEALVVSTWEGRELLAVRYDFPEIDEPLSYFLVADVTDTEKKSHQFQFFLLLVVAVVLGIILVPLLWITTKDIIRPLRQLEQGSRRIAEGDLNFSLHTNVRNEVGSVIRSYEKMRSELQRSIGAQLALEENRKQLVSNISHDLKTPLTSIKGYVEGIREGIANDPEKLKKYIDVIHSKTLDMDRMIDDLFLFSKLDLDQERFHLEAVQLEEFYRQTMNELHMEYESAGVRLTSEYEAGSDAVARMDASMIKRVILNIVGNSVKFVNDPKPHVHVHFGRQAEEWVIAVTDNGPGMEPDELERIFDRFYRGDANRNQNVAGSGLGLAIAKQIVAYHGGIIHARSEPGRSMTVMFTIPINQDRS from the coding sequence ATGTCTATTCGACTGAAACTTATTTTAACGTACTTGTTCGGCATCTTATTCACAGCGATTATCGTTACAGTGACGGGAATTGGAATCGTCACGGCAGTCCTTTCCTATATTGGGAGCGGCATTGTGAAGGAGCAGACAGCGGAAGAGGCGTTCCATCGGGGGATCGATCTGATCGTAGAGCTGCGCTATGCGGAGCGCTATACACCGGAGAAGCTGACGTCTCCCGCATTCGCGAACATGCTTGGAAATCAGCTGGAGCCGTTCGGGGGCTTCCTTGTTGTCCGGCAAGGGGAACGGTGGGAAAGCTACGGAGCATTAAGCGAAGGAGAGCCATTCCTTGCCCAGCTGAAGCGGGATATCTCTGCTCCGGGTCAGCACAAGGATGAAGCACTTGTGGTGAGCACGTGGGAAGGGCGGGAATTGCTTGCTGTGCGGTACGATTTTCCCGAGATCGACGAACCCTTGTCGTATTTTCTCGTCGCCGATGTAACCGATACGGAGAAAAAGAGCCATCAATTCCAGTTCTTCTTGCTTCTTGTCGTTGCCGTCGTACTCGGAATCATCCTGGTTCCGTTGCTGTGGATTACGACGAAGGACATCATTCGGCCGCTGCGGCAGCTTGAACAGGGCTCCCGACGTATTGCGGAAGGGGACCTGAACTTTAGCCTTCATACGAACGTGCGCAATGAGGTGGGCAGCGTCATCCGCTCGTACGAGAAGATGCGCAGCGAGCTGCAGCGATCGATTGGCGCGCAATTAGCCTTGGAGGAAAATCGCAAGCAGCTGGTCTCCAATATTTCGCATGATCTGAAGACACCGCTGACCTCGATCAAGGGCTATGTGGAAGGGATTCGGGAAGGGATCGCGAACGATCCGGAGAAGCTGAAGAAGTATATAGATGTGATTCATTCGAAGACGCTGGATATGGACCGTATGATCGACGATCTGTTCCTGTTCTCCAAGCTGGATTTGGATCAGGAGAGATTCCACCTGGAAGCGGTGCAGCTGGAAGAGTTTTATCGGCAAACGATGAATGAGCTGCACATGGAATACGAGAGTGCGGGAGTGCGTCTGACGAGTGAGTATGAGGCTGGATCTGACGCTGTTGCGAGGATGGATGCCTCGATGATTAAGCGTGTCATTCTTAACATCGTCGGCAATTCGGTGAAGTTTGTGAACGATCCAAAACCCCATGTCCACGTGCATTTCGGCCGGCAAGCAGAGGAATGGGTGATCGCGGTTACGGATAATGGACCGGGAATGGAACCGGATGAACTGGAACGGATTTTCGACCGATTCTATCGCGGGGATGCGAACCGGAATCAGAATGTGGCCGGCTCCGGATTGGGTCTTGCCATTGCGAAGCAGATCGTTGCCTATCATGGCGGCATCATTCACGCAAGAAGCGAGCCGGGGAGGTCCATGACGGTGATGTTTACCATCCCAATCAATCAGGATAGATCGTGA
- a CDS encoding response regulator transcription factor encodes MSKRKVLIVEDDQAIAELERDYLEVHGYEVTLRADGEQALKEALELDYDLIILDVMLPGMDGFDILRRVRETKFIPVLMVSARKEDIDKIRGLGLGADDYVTKPFSPSELVARVKAHLERYDRLTGAAAGAGSSSARKSRELNIRGLVIQVDARRVTLHGEEISLTAKEFDLLLFLAENPDRVYSKEALLDKVWGIDHFGDSATVTVHVGKIRDKIQKDPAQHQFIETVWGAGYRFKV; translated from the coding sequence ATGTCGAAGCGAAAAGTATTAATCGTTGAGGACGATCAAGCGATTGCTGAGCTGGAGCGGGACTACCTTGAGGTTCATGGTTATGAGGTTACCCTTCGGGCAGACGGCGAACAGGCGCTGAAGGAGGCACTGGAGCTAGATTACGACCTCATCATTCTGGACGTCATGCTGCCGGGTATGGACGGCTTCGACATCTTGCGACGGGTCCGGGAGACGAAGTTTATTCCGGTATTGATGGTATCCGCTCGCAAGGAGGATATCGATAAGATAAGAGGATTGGGACTGGGCGCGGACGATTATGTAACGAAGCCGTTCAGCCCGTCGGAGCTCGTTGCGCGGGTGAAGGCCCACCTCGAACGGTATGACCGATTGACCGGGGCCGCAGCGGGCGCCGGTTCTTCGTCTGCCCGGAAGTCGCGCGAGCTGAACATTCGCGGACTTGTGATTCAGGTCGACGCCAGACGGGTGACCCTGCACGGCGAAGAAATCTCGCTGACCGCGAAAGAGTTCGACCTGCTGCTATTCCTCGCGGAAAACCCGGATCGGGTCTATTCCAAGGAGGCGCTGCTGGATAAAGTATGGGGGATCGATCACTTCGGCGATTCCGCTACAGTCACGGTCCATGTCGGGAAGATTCGTGACAAGATTCAGAAAGACCCGGCGCAGCATCAGTTTATTGAAACCGTATGGGGTGCGGGATACCGGTTTAAGGTTTGA